The following are encoded together in the Leptospira congkakensis genome:
- a CDS encoding TauD/TfdA family dioxygenase, protein MSKATTTKTKWIRKSFIGETKLPIVYEPAEERDLEDLTHWIQKNQKEWREDLKTYGAVLFRGFPVHQATDFQSILFATEEKKLGEFYLGTSPRDQVVKHVFTASELPPHYPIMQHAEMSFLDNPPKLLFFYAEKASETGGETPLTDLREIYKDVDPKIKDKIQKHGIRYRRRYDGPSTTARFSLWKTKRWDEMFGTTNLEEVKKISDKNRFKLDWSGTDSLTITNEQSGFRVHPEAKTTAWHNHSQTFHYQAAVSEVWKIFKRQKTFRSLGVALLLTLLTIIKRISGQESHDVHVTYGNGEEISTGEMQSITNVFWKHLVAIPWQTGDVLIIDNLSVSHGRLPFTGPRRILVGWSD, encoded by the coding sequence ATGAGTAAGGCCACTACGACAAAAACCAAATGGATCCGTAAATCCTTTATCGGGGAGACCAAACTTCCCATCGTTTACGAACCCGCCGAAGAAAGGGATCTGGAAGATCTGACCCATTGGATCCAAAAGAACCAGAAAGAATGGCGAGAGGATTTGAAAACCTATGGTGCCGTCCTCTTTCGCGGCTTCCCTGTTCATCAAGCTACCGACTTTCAGTCCATCCTATTTGCTACGGAAGAAAAAAAGTTGGGTGAGTTTTATTTAGGAACTTCTCCCAGGGATCAAGTCGTCAAACATGTGTTTACTGCAAGTGAATTGCCACCTCACTACCCCATCATGCAACATGCCGAGATGAGTTTTCTCGACAACCCTCCCAAACTTTTATTTTTTTATGCGGAAAAAGCTTCCGAAACGGGAGGAGAAACTCCACTTACCGATCTTAGAGAAATTTACAAAGATGTAGATCCTAAAATCAAAGATAAAATCCAAAAACATGGAATTCGTTATAGACGGCGTTATGATGGTCCATCTACCACAGCACGTTTTTCATTATGGAAAACAAAACGTTGGGATGAAATGTTTGGAACCACAAACCTTGAGGAAGTCAAAAAGATTTCTGATAAAAACAGATTTAAATTAGATTGGTCGGGAACGGATTCTTTAACCATAACCAATGAACAATCTGGATTTCGAGTACATCCAGAAGCCAAAACAACGGCATGGCATAACCATTCACAAACGTTTCATTACCAAGCAGCTGTGAGTGAAGTATGGAAAATTTTCAAAAGACAAAAAACATTTCGTTCTCTTGGTGTTGCACTTCTACTCACACTCCTCACTATAATCAAAAGGATATCCGGACAAGAGTCACACGACGTACATGTTACTTATGGAAATGGAGAAGAAATTTCTACTGGAGAAATGCAATCCATAACAAATGTTTTCTGGAAACATCTGGTAGCCATTCCTTGGCAAACAGGAGACGTTCTCATCATTGATAACTTATCCGTTTCCCATGGTAGACTACCCTTTACCGGTCCCCGTCGTATTCTAGTAGGTTGGTCAGATTAA
- a CDS encoding sulfate adenylyltransferase subunit 1: MDILRFITAGSVDDGKSTLIGRLLYDSKSIFQDQLEAIEKAGQVNGQINLALLTDGLKAEREQGITIDIAYKYFSTPKRKFIIADAPGHVQYTRNMVTGASNSDLAIILIDARKGVIEQTYRHSYIVSLLRIPYVVVCINKMDLVDFSEEVFLNIKKQYLEFAKDLDLKSIHFLPISALNGDNVVDLSSSMPWWKEKSLLGFLEDIELRTEEESPAPRFPVQNVIRPQTTEYHDYRGYAGQIRSGHFTVGDSITVLPSGLKSKIKAIDTYAGSINTAYAPMSVAIRLEDEIDVSRGDMLVVSGQEPTTSQDLEAHICWMDQKVMTPGSKYLLRQTTNAVKASIRSLEYRVETSTHEKKEQTSLALNEIGKVTIRTAKPVAYDPYSQIRGTGSFVLVDEGTNQTVAAGMLL, translated from the coding sequence ATGGATATTTTACGTTTTATTACTGCAGGTAGTGTAGATGATGGGAAATCAACCCTCATCGGACGATTGTTATACGATAGCAAATCCATTTTCCAAGACCAATTAGAAGCCATTGAAAAAGCAGGACAGGTAAATGGTCAAATCAACCTAGCACTACTCACCGATGGATTAAAAGCGGAAAGAGAACAAGGGATCACTATCGACATTGCTTATAAATATTTTTCGACTCCAAAAAGAAAGTTTATCATTGCCGATGCACCGGGCCATGTCCAATACACAAGAAACATGGTGACTGGAGCATCTAACTCTGACCTAGCGATCATTTTAATTGATGCCAGAAAAGGAGTCATCGAACAAACTTACCGTCACTCTTATATTGTATCCCTACTCAGAATTCCCTATGTTGTGGTTTGTATCAACAAAATGGATTTGGTAGATTTTTCCGAAGAAGTATTTTTAAATATCAAAAAACAATATTTAGAATTTGCAAAAGACCTAGATTTAAAATCCATTCACTTCCTTCCGATTTCCGCACTGAATGGAGACAATGTGGTAGATTTATCTTCGTCTATGCCTTGGTGGAAAGAAAAGTCACTTCTTGGATTTTTGGAAGACATCGAACTCCGTACAGAAGAAGAATCCCCTGCTCCTAGATTTCCTGTTCAAAATGTGATTCGCCCCCAAACCACTGAATACCATGATTACAGAGGTTATGCGGGACAAATCAGAAGTGGACATTTCACCGTTGGTGATTCCATTACCGTTTTACCCAGTGGATTAAAATCAAAAATCAAAGCCATTGATACCTATGCCGGTTCGATCAACACGGCTTATGCACCTATGTCTGTTGCCATTCGTTTGGAAGATGAAATTGATGTAAGCCGAGGTGATATGTTAGTGGTCAGTGGCCAGGAACCAACCACCTCACAAGATTTGGAAGCTCATATCTGTTGGATGGACCAAAAGGTTATGACCCCCGGTTCCAAGTATTTACTCCGCCAAACGACCAATGCAGTAAAGGCTTCCATTCGTTCTTTGGAATACCGAGTGGAAACCAGCACCCATGAAAAGAAGGAACAGACAAGCCTGGCCTTAAATGAAATAGGAAAAGTAACGATCCGAACAGCGAAACCGGTGGCATATGACCCTTATTCCCAAATTCGAGGGACAGGTAGCTTTGTTTTGGTAGATGAAGGGACCAACCAGACCGTGGCAGCAGGAATGTTATTGTAG
- the cysD gene encoding sulfate adenylyltransferase subunit CysD, giving the protein MTDLHRLSHLDQLESEAIYILREVAAQFERPALLFSGGKDSICLVHLALKAFRPGKFPFPLVHIDTGHNFDEALKFRDDLAERTGEKLVVRYVQDSIDQGKAVEEKGKFPSRNGIQAVTLLDTIAEFKFDACIGGARRDEEKARAKERIFSVRDEFGSWDPKLQRPELWNIYNGKIHVGENVRVFPISNWTELDVWEYIRKENIELPSLYFSHQREIVWREDLVFPVSKFISLDNTDKVETRTVRFRTVGDMTCTAAVESEANTIDDIIREIQVSRTTERGSRLDDKRSEAAMEDRKKGGYF; this is encoded by the coding sequence ATGACCGATTTACATAGACTTTCCCATCTAGACCAACTAGAGTCGGAAGCCATCTATATTTTAAGAGAAGTGGCGGCACAATTTGAAAGACCTGCCCTTCTATTTTCAGGAGGAAAAGACTCGATTTGTCTCGTACATCTTGCACTAAAAGCTTTTCGACCTGGAAAATTTCCATTTCCACTCGTTCATATTGATACTGGGCATAACTTTGATGAGGCGCTAAAATTCAGAGATGATTTAGCAGAGCGAACAGGTGAAAAACTTGTAGTTCGTTATGTGCAAGACTCTATCGACCAAGGAAAGGCTGTCGAAGAAAAAGGAAAGTTCCCAAGTCGTAACGGTATCCAAGCAGTAACCCTTCTGGATACAATTGCAGAGTTTAAGTTTGATGCTTGTATTGGCGGGGCTCGTCGGGATGAAGAAAAAGCTCGCGCTAAAGAAAGAATTTTTTCCGTAAGAGATGAATTTGGATCTTGGGATCCGAAACTCCAACGCCCAGAACTTTGGAATATCTATAATGGAAAAATCCATGTGGGTGAAAATGTTCGAGTGTTCCCGATCAGCAACTGGACAGAACTAGATGTTTGGGAATACATTCGTAAAGAAAATATCGAACTCCCATCTTTGTATTTTTCTCACCAAAGAGAAATTGTTTGGCGAGAAGACCTAGTATTTCCGGTATCAAAATTCATTAGTTTAGACAATACCGACAAGGTAGAAACAAGAACTGTTCGTTTCCGAACTGTAGGTGATATGACTTGTACAGCGGCCGTAGAATCAGAAGCCAATACAATCGATGATATCATTCGAGAAATTCAAGTTTCAAGAACTACAGAAAGAGGATCTCGTTTGGATGACAAACGTTCCGAAGCTGCAATGGAAGACAGAAAAAAAGGCGGATACTTTTAA
- a CDS encoding phosphoadenylyl-sulfate reductase has translation MGNLEVLTETYTSLSLEQGLRQLSLDFPGKAVFTTSFGLEDQAITHAILANKIDIRIATLDTGRLFQETYDVWQKTNIRYGAKIEAFYPNEKEIQGFVEENGPNAFYDSLDLRKECCRIRKLVPLDAILKDTEVWVTGLRKDQSGFRTEMSIFESDPQRNLIKYQPLLLWSFEDTWKYIREHNVPYNLLHDKGFPSIGCAPCTRAIEPGEDFRAGRWWWEQESKKECGLHWVDGKLTPKKG, from the coding sequence ATGGGAAATTTGGAAGTTTTGACAGAAACCTATACCTCCCTCTCCCTAGAACAGGGATTAAGGCAACTTAGTTTGGATTTTCCAGGCAAGGCTGTGTTCACTACCAGTTTTGGATTGGAAGACCAAGCCATCACTCATGCGATTCTCGCAAACAAAATCGACATTCGGATTGCCACTTTGGATACCGGGCGACTCTTCCAAGAGACCTATGATGTTTGGCAAAAAACAAACATCCGTTATGGGGCAAAAATTGAAGCCTTTTATCCAAACGAGAAAGAAATCCAAGGTTTTGTAGAAGAGAATGGACCGAATGCATTTTATGATTCTTTAGATTTACGAAAAGAATGTTGTCGGATTCGCAAACTCGTTCCTCTTGATGCCATTTTAAAAGACACAGAAGTTTGGGTGACTGGACTTCGAAAAGACCAATCAGGATTTAGAACCGAAATGTCTATTTTCGAATCGGATCCCCAAAGAAATTTAATTAAATACCAACCACTACTTTTATGGTCCTTTGAAGATACTTGGAAGTATATCAGAGAACACAATGTACCATACAACCTATTACACGACAAAGGTTTTCCAAGCATTGGTTGTGCACCTTGCACCCGTGCCATTGAACCAGGAGAAGACTTTCGTGCAGGTCGATGGTGGTGGGAACAAGAATCTAAAAAAGAGTGCGGCTTACACTGGGTAGACGGCAAACTCACACCGAAAAAAGGATAA
- a CDS encoding sulfate/molybdate ABC transporter ATP-binding protein — protein MPIEINNVNKTFGSFTALKEVNLSIPDGELVALLGPSGSGKTTLLRIIAGLEEPSSGKVEFVGENLSTSKIQNGEVGFVFQHYALFRHMTIAENIAFGLEVRPKTSRPSKKEIGEKVSKLLTLIQLEKFHNRYPHELSGGQRQRVALARALAIEPKFLLLDEPFGALDAKVRKELRNWLRRLHDEIHITSVFVTHDQEEALEVSDRIVILNQGQLEQVGSPDEVYNKPKSPFVFHFLGDVNLFHGRIEEGTTKIGNLALDSSEHQDVKESVAVAYVRPYDVEIVREPDQGIAAEIQYIHSTGRNVRVELKRVDTGTLIESVLEQETYRLLNLLPGETVYLRIKKAKVYVEDFSI, from the coding sequence ATGCCGATTGAAATTAATAACGTAAATAAAACCTTTGGGTCGTTCACCGCACTAAAAGAGGTCAACCTCTCCATTCCAGACGGAGAACTTGTGGCTCTCCTTGGACCTTCCGGTTCAGGAAAAACAACCTTACTCCGAATCATCGCCGGACTCGAAGAACCATCTTCGGGAAAGGTGGAGTTTGTAGGAGAAAATCTATCCACCTCCAAAATTCAAAATGGAGAAGTGGGTTTTGTTTTCCAACACTATGCCCTCTTTCGCCATATGACCATTGCCGAAAACATAGCCTTTGGATTGGAAGTAAGACCAAAAACATCCAGGCCATCGAAAAAAGAAATTGGGGAAAAGGTTTCTAAATTACTCACACTCATCCAACTCGAAAAGTTTCATAACCGATACCCACATGAATTGTCTGGAGGCCAACGCCAACGAGTGGCACTCGCTCGTGCCCTTGCCATCGAACCAAAATTTTTATTACTCGATGAACCTTTCGGAGCCCTTGATGCCAAAGTCAGAAAGGAATTACGGAACTGGTTACGAAGACTGCATGACGAAATCCACATAACAAGTGTTTTTGTAACTCATGACCAAGAAGAAGCACTCGAAGTGAGTGATCGGATTGTTATCTTAAACCAAGGCCAATTGGAACAGGTAGGAAGTCCAGACGAGGTGTATAACAAACCTAAATCCCCTTTTGTTTTTCATTTCCTCGGAGACGTGAATCTTTTCCATGGTCGCATCGAAGAAGGGACAACCAAAATTGGAAACTTGGCTCTCGACAGTTCCGAACACCAAGATGTAAAGGAATCGGTAGCCGTGGCTTATGTTCGTCCTTATGATGTGGAAATTGTGAGGGAACCTGACCAAGGGATCGCAGCGGAAATCCAATACATCCATTCTACGGGAAGGAATGTGCGAGTGGAACTCAAACGAGTGGATACAGGCACTCTGATTGAATCCGTTCTGGAACAGGAAACCTATCGTCTTTTGAACCTTTTGCCCGGCGAGACGGTCTATTTAAGGATAAAAAAAGCAAAAGTATACGTAGAAGACTTCTCTATCTAG
- the cysW gene encoding sulfate ABC transporter permease subunit CysW encodes MKIKIIPIFLVILAYFLAGIILLLPIYTVFSEAFSEGYEKYISSITGEYALYAIGLTVKVSLVSVVLNTLFGVTAAFTITRFNFPGKNILVTIIDSPFAVSPVVSGLIFLLLFGRQGYFGDFLTAHGIKIVFNTPGLILATVFITFPFVARELIPLMQSQGREEEEAGMLLGASFFQLLRRVILPNIKWGLLYGIILCNARAMGEFGAVSVLSGHIRGKTTTLPLHIEMLYNEFDSVGAFSCATLLVFLSLLTLIFKLILEKRTASRKNAD; translated from the coding sequence ATGAAAATCAAAATTATACCCATTTTTCTGGTAATTTTAGCTTACTTCCTTGCTGGGATCATCCTTCTTTTGCCAATTTATACTGTGTTCTCGGAAGCGTTTTCAGAAGGTTATGAGAAGTATATCAGCTCCATCACTGGAGAATATGCACTTTATGCCATTGGACTTACAGTCAAAGTTTCTCTCGTCTCTGTAGTATTAAATACTCTCTTTGGTGTGACTGCTGCCTTTACAATTACGAGATTTAACTTTCCTGGGAAAAATATTTTAGTCACCATTATCGATAGCCCCTTTGCCGTATCTCCTGTGGTTTCTGGTCTTATCTTTTTATTGTTATTTGGAAGACAAGGTTACTTTGGTGACTTTCTTACCGCGCATGGAATCAAAATTGTTTTTAATACACCGGGTCTTATCCTTGCGACTGTATTCATTACCTTTCCTTTTGTTGCCCGGGAACTCATTCCACTGATGCAAAGCCAAGGGAGAGAGGAAGAAGAAGCAGGGATGTTACTCGGTGCAAGTTTCTTTCAACTTTTGAGACGTGTCATCCTTCCCAATATCAAATGGGGACTGTTATACGGAATCATTCTTTGTAATGCAAGAGCCATGGGTGAGTTTGGAGCTGTGTCAGTACTCAGTGGTCATATTCGAGGAAAAACAACCACTCTCCCCCTCCACATAGAAATGTTATACAACGAGTTTGATTCGGTAGGTGCTTTTTCTTGTGCCACGTTACTAGTGTTTCTCTCTCTACTCACTCTCATCTTTAAATTGATTTTGGAAAAACGAACTGCGAGCAGAAAAAATGCCGATTGA
- the cysT gene encoding sulfate ABC transporter permease subunit CysT, protein MLIETRPYKKIHFGISLGLTVFYSSAVVIIPLLGLFFHSLGIGVSGILEVFSDERIRSALFLSFSVGLVSALINLFIGFLFAWVLVRYNFPFKKLLDTLIDLPFTLPTAVAGIALTTIYSQNGIIGSYFDKWGIKIAYTPIGIVIALVFIGFPFVVRTVQPVIEELPKELEESARCLGATPFQTFYKVLLPELWPSLLAGTGMAFARSIGEYGSVVFISGNIPGKTEILPLLIVTKLEQYEYEKATSIALVMLLTSFVFMFLINLLQERASKKLS, encoded by the coding sequence ATGTTAATAGAAACCCGGCCGTATAAAAAAATACATTTTGGAATCAGTTTAGGACTGACAGTTTTTTACTCGTCCGCGGTTGTCATCATCCCACTTCTAGGACTTTTTTTCCATTCCCTCGGGATTGGAGTTTCAGGAATCCTAGAAGTGTTTTCAGACGAAAGAATTCGTTCCGCACTATTTTTAAGTTTTAGTGTGGGCCTTGTTTCAGCACTCATCAATCTCTTCATCGGATTTTTATTTGCTTGGGTTCTTGTCAGATACAACTTTCCTTTTAAAAAATTACTCGATACCTTAATCGACTTACCGTTTACTCTCCCCACTGCTGTTGCAGGAATTGCACTTACTACAATCTATTCTCAAAATGGAATCATTGGATCCTACTTTGACAAATGGGGAATCAAAATTGCGTACACTCCTATTGGGATTGTCATCGCTCTAGTTTTTATTGGATTTCCTTTTGTCGTAAGAACAGTCCAACCAGTCATCGAAGAATTACCCAAAGAACTAGAAGAAAGTGCACGTTGCCTTGGTGCCACACCATTCCAAACTTTTTATAAAGTATTACTTCCTGAACTTTGGCCTTCCCTTCTCGCAGGAACAGGAATGGCTTTTGCGAGAAGTATTGGTGAATATGGATCTGTTGTTTTTATTTCCGGAAACATTCCAGGAAAAACTGAAATCCTTCCCCTACTCATTGTCACCAAACTAGAACAATACGAATACGAAAAAGCAACTTCCATTGCTCTTGTGATGTTACTAACTTCCTTTGTTTTTATGTTTTTGATTAATTTACTCCAAGAACGGGCTTCCAAAAAATTATCATGA
- a CDS encoding sulfate ABC transporter substrate-binding protein, with protein MKKINRISNLKPTISAILCILLSFGALSSLAAESTFLHVSFDPTRELYEEINKAFLSQWKAKKGNEFAIQQSHGGSGKQARAVIDGLDADVVSLALSYDIDSISAKSGLIDANWQKKLPNNSVPYYSTIVFLVRKSNPKKIKDWDDIVKPGVSIITPNPKTSGGARWNYLAAYGFAKRKYKSDEKATEFVKALFKNTSVLDTGARGSTTTFVQRGIGDVLITWENEAKLSLDEEKRSGKSTLEVVYPSESIKAETPVAVVTKTATEKGNLEKATTYLEFLYTKEGQSIIAKHFFRPTDAAVAKASAKEFPNLKLFSLSDLGETWDSAQKKHFADGGVFDAIYKTQ; from the coding sequence ATGAAAAAAATTAACCGAATTTCGAATCTAAAACCAACAATTTCTGCAATATTGTGCATTTTATTAAGCTTTGGAGCTCTCTCCTCCCTAGCTGCAGAATCCACTTTCCTCCATGTGTCCTTTGACCCTACGAGAGAATTGTATGAAGAAATTAACAAAGCTTTCCTAAGCCAATGGAAGGCCAAAAAAGGAAATGAGTTTGCCATCCAACAATCCCACGGTGGATCAGGAAAACAAGCTAGAGCCGTGATCGATGGACTCGATGCTGACGTAGTGAGTCTTGCACTTTCCTACGACATTGATAGCATCTCCGCAAAATCAGGGTTAATTGATGCAAATTGGCAAAAAAAACTTCCAAACAATAGTGTTCCTTACTACTCAACCATTGTATTTTTAGTTCGTAAATCCAATCCAAAAAAAATCAAAGATTGGGATGATATCGTAAAACCAGGAGTTTCCATCATCACTCCAAACCCAAAAACAAGTGGTGGTGCACGTTGGAATTATCTAGCGGCTTATGGCTTTGCAAAACGCAAATACAAGTCTGACGAAAAAGCAACAGAGTTTGTTAAAGCACTATTCAAAAACACATCTGTTCTTGATACGGGTGCTCGCGGATCCACAACAACTTTTGTTCAAAGAGGAATTGGTGATGTTCTCATCACTTGGGAAAATGAAGCTAAACTTTCCCTTGATGAAGAAAAAAGATCTGGCAAAAGCACTTTAGAAGTTGTTTATCCTTCGGAATCAATCAAAGCAGAAACTCCGGTTGCTGTGGTTACCAAAACTGCTACAGAAAAAGGCAATTTGGAAAAAGCGACTACATATCTAGAGTTTCTCTACACAAAAGAAGGGCAATCAATCATTGCTAAACATTTTTTTAGACCGACTGACGCGGCTGTCGCAAAAGCTTCTGCAAAAGAATTTCCAAACTTAAAATTATTTTCCCTATCCGATTTAGGGGAAACTTGGGATTCTGCACAGAAAAAACATTTTGCAGATGGGGGCGTCTTTGATGCCATCTACAAAACTCAATAA
- a CDS encoding flagellar hook-length control protein FliK: MNVKVPNQNVIQFPQVDWKSSKSNGSENHSMAVRESFGEILEREFQVHSEKKLPGSEYKTLGREKEETSSPSEVSKPEDSTKQELNSMSESSRETTATKEQASSEETDEYTEEEDLDRDALEYSLGLVTSHADWDRSMVSANQLNELASKEKTVLLSLQKSAEKTTAYSPKEGSAFIDEAKKLAMNFFQTEKGTKTNDSAFSKSQMPLEKDSNLVLFPKAEKKPVENKKGNEKPESFGVKKESIHSGSVVSDLVFAKGKEVKVEVTELPGEHSVRKTDTKSKTNKPSKNSSENGEISSEQEKSNQTLNSDKMIRSLGVKDKEFQKQDSKIPSASEKQKSVEANLVPNIQTATSSKSGEEGGRSSDERGTKQGFTFTSLESKSIQKAGEIRSTEKQTKPKETNLKQNIDELIKQARFDIVQNGKSSAEIVMNPKEYGRLTLKVTVDGEKVEGRILVESEELQKSLQNEIQTIKENLKESGLDLQALIIDLWDDGSGLTDRKEQNELYQTMVDAAKFRNGENSLGLAESSDLLGSEELEETKVYEFFA; this comes from the coding sequence ATGAACGTAAAAGTCCCGAACCAAAACGTAATTCAATTCCCCCAAGTAGATTGGAAGTCTTCCAAATCCAATGGTTCCGAAAACCATTCCATGGCGGTGCGGGAAAGTTTTGGGGAAATTCTGGAACGAGAATTCCAAGTGCATTCAGAAAAAAAACTACCTGGTTCTGAATACAAAACACTCGGGCGAGAAAAAGAAGAAACATCTTCTCCTTCGGAAGTTTCTAAACCGGAAGATTCCACCAAACAAGAATTAAATTCAATGTCAGAATCTTCTCGTGAAACTACAGCTACCAAAGAGCAGGCATCATCGGAAGAAACAGATGAATACACTGAAGAAGAAGATTTAGATAGGGATGCATTGGAATATAGCCTTGGCCTTGTAACTTCCCATGCTGATTGGGACCGGTCAATGGTTTCTGCCAACCAACTGAATGAACTCGCTAGTAAAGAAAAAACAGTTTTACTTTCCTTACAAAAATCTGCGGAGAAAACAACAGCTTATTCTCCTAAAGAGGGAAGTGCCTTCATCGATGAAGCTAAAAAATTGGCGATGAATTTTTTCCAAACGGAAAAAGGCACCAAAACAAATGATTCGGCATTTTCAAAATCGCAAATGCCTTTGGAGAAAGATTCTAATTTAGTTCTTTTTCCCAAAGCGGAAAAGAAACCTGTAGAAAATAAAAAAGGGAATGAAAAACCAGAATCCTTTGGTGTGAAAAAAGAATCCATCCATTCGGGTTCCGTTGTTTCTGATTTGGTATTTGCCAAAGGAAAAGAAGTTAAAGTAGAAGTAACAGAACTTCCCGGCGAACATTCTGTTCGAAAAACCGATACAAAATCAAAAACAAACAAACCATCCAAGAATAGTTCTGAAAACGGAGAAATTTCTTCGGAACAAGAAAAATCGAATCAAACTTTAAACTCAGATAAAATGATCCGTTCTCTCGGGGTGAAAGATAAAGAATTTCAAAAACAAGATTCTAAAATTCCTTCGGCTTCTGAAAAACAAAAATCTGTAGAAGCGAATTTAGTTCCCAATATCCAAACAGCAACTTCTTCCAAATCAGGGGAAGAGGGTGGCCGTTCTTCAGACGAACGAGGGACTAAACAAGGATTTACATTCACTTCCTTAGAATCCAAATCCATACAAAAAGCTGGAGAGATTCGTTCTACAGAAAAACAAACAAAACCTAAAGAAACAAATCTCAAACAGAACATCGACGAACTCATCAAACAAGCACGTTTTGACATTGTTCAAAATGGAAAGTCAAGTGCTGAGATCGTAATGAATCCAAAAGAATATGGCAGACTTACTTTAAAAGTCACTGTGGATGGTGAGAAGGTAGAAGGCCGAATCCTTGTAGAGTCGGAAGAACTTCAGAAATCTCTGCAAAATGAAATCCAAACCATTAAAGAAAATTTAAAAGAATCAGGCCTCGACTTACAAGCGCTCATCATTGATTTATGGGATGATGGGAGTGGACTGACAGATCGCAAAGAACAAAATGAACTCTACCAAACTATGGTGGATGCCGCTAAATTCCGAAACGGCGAAAACTCTTTGGGACTTGCAGAATCTTCTGACTTACTTGGTTCTGAAGAATTAGAAGAAACCAAAGTATATGAGTTTTTTGCATAA